One window of the Runella slithyformis DSM 19594 genome contains the following:
- a CDS encoding four helix bundle protein produces MQNYKDLIVWQKSHLLILDIYRIARKFPKEEQYILTSQLKRACLSVVLNIVEGCGKYTDADTANFFQTSLGSIQETEYCLLLSKELEYINTEEYTQLEKSTGAIKGMLIALIKRIRDRSN; encoded by the coding sequence ATGCAGAATTATAAAGATTTGATTGTCTGGCAAAAATCTCATTTGCTCATACTTGATATTTATAGGATTGCTCGGAAATTCCCTAAAGAAGAACAATATATTCTTACGTCTCAATTAAAACGAGCTTGTCTTTCGGTTGTTCTTAACATCGTGGAAGGATGTGGGAAATATACGGATGCCGATACTGCTAACTTTTTTCAAACTTCATTGGGTTCGATACAGGAAACAGAATATTGTTTGCTGTTATCTAAGGAATTGGAATACATCAACACAGAAGAATACACACAATTAGAAAAATCAACCGGTGCAATTAAAGGGATGTTAATCGCTCTCATAAAGCGAATTCGTGATAGAAGTAATTAA
- the era gene encoding GTPase Era, translated as METTEGVEVYNNPDHRAGFVSIVGKPNVGKSTLMNVLVGEKMSIITSKAQTTRHRIMGILNGVHEGVDFQLVYSDTPGIIKPQYKLHESMMEFVQGSLEDADVVLFVTDIFEKHDDEEVLERLAKTEGAVILIINKTDLATEEQINEKIAFWKEKLFTAAIIPISALKQEGINTLFTAIMECLPVHPPYFPKDELTDKPERFFAAEIIREKVFLNYKKEIPYSTEIIVEEFKDKKDILVIRAVILVERQSQKGIIIGDKGTMLKKIGSAARADLEQFFGKKVFLEQYVKVEPDWRNKVQKLKQFGYES; from the coding sequence ATGGAGACTACAGAAGGAGTAGAAGTATACAATAATCCCGATCACCGCGCCGGATTTGTAAGTATTGTGGGAAAACCCAACGTAGGAAAATCAACCCTGATGAATGTATTGGTGGGCGAAAAGATGTCGATCATTACGTCAAAGGCTCAGACAACGCGCCACCGCATCATGGGAATTCTGAATGGAGTGCATGAAGGGGTTGACTTTCAGCTGGTTTACTCAGATACGCCGGGCATCATCAAACCCCAATATAAATTGCACGAGTCGATGATGGAATTTGTGCAGGGCTCCCTGGAAGATGCCGACGTGGTGCTGTTTGTGACGGATATTTTTGAGAAACACGACGACGAAGAGGTGCTCGAACGATTGGCTAAAACCGAAGGGGCGGTGATTTTGATCATTAACAAAACCGACTTGGCAACGGAAGAGCAGATCAACGAAAAAATCGCTTTCTGGAAAGAAAAACTTTTTACGGCGGCCATCATTCCTATTTCTGCCCTGAAGCAGGAAGGAATCAATACATTATTTACCGCCATTATGGAATGTTTGCCGGTACATCCGCCGTATTTTCCCAAAGATGAACTGACCGATAAGCCCGAGCGTTTTTTTGCGGCCGAAATCATTCGGGAAAAAGTGTTCCTGAATTATAAAAAAGAAATTCCGTACAGTACCGAGATCATAGTAGAAGAATTTAAAGACAAAAAGGATATTCTCGTCATTCGGGCGGTGATTCTGGTGGAACGTCAGAGCCAAAAAGGCATCATTATCGGCGACAAAGGAACGATGCTCAAAAAAATAGGCTCGGCGGCTCGGGCAGATTTGGAACAGTTCTTCGGTAAAAAGGTGTTCTTGGAACAATACGTTAAGGTAGAGCCTGATTGGCGCAATAAAGTACAGAAGTTGAAACAGTTTGGATACGAAAGCTAA
- a CDS encoding ISAon1 family transposase N-terminal region protein encodes MESFLPIVQFLLPEFILENFELTTINRQEGVFHIHLTEKNTDDRDSERKNLLSKGFFAPITVQDFPLRGQKVFLHIKRRRWLNTQTGKVVYRDWAEVSKGTRMTSEFANFLKGISGYESE; translated from the coding sequence TTGGAGAGTTTCCTACCTATCGTTCAGTTCCTGTTGCCCGAGTTCATTTTGGAAAATTTTGAATTGACTACTATTAACCGCCAAGAGGGTGTCTTCCATATCCATCTTACAGAGAAAAATACAGACGATCGAGACTCTGAGCGGAAAAATTTGTTATCCAAAGGTTTTTTTGCGCCCATAACTGTCCAAGACTTTCCCCTGCGTGGGCAAAAGGTCTTTCTTCACATTAAGCGCCGCCGATGGCTCAATACCCAAACAGGTAAAGTAGTTTACAGAGACTGGGCAGAAGTAAGCAAAGGAACGCGAATGACAAGTGAATTCGCGAATTTTTTAAAAGGTATCAGTGGATACGAATCCGAATAG
- a CDS encoding ISAon1 family transposase, which yields MDTNPNSTNSIGEFYGVKGRNLLRHYKDCQGGFKHWNQKSNAKLWLLYPQNMGTHLSIDETSLSDGELYTILTNKAAKGRKGSIVAIIAGTKAETVIEILRRIPVRPRKKVLEITLDMAGNMALIAKRCFPLATQVTDRFHVQKLASEALQEIRIKYRWQAIDAENEAIEQAKISQQPYHAEVLANGDTLKQLLARSRYVLYKKEKDWTENQKQRATLLFERYPDLKKAYELTMALSHIFENTTDKLYGLARLAKWHEKVRQSGFKAFNTVARSIQNHYETILNYFDNRSTNASAESFNAKIKAFRAQFRGVRNVEFFLYRLTQLYA from the coding sequence GTGGATACGAATCCGAATAGTACAAATTCAATCGGAGAGTTTTATGGCGTGAAGGGTCGGAATCTGCTTCGTCACTACAAAGATTGCCAAGGTGGATTCAAACATTGGAATCAAAAGTCTAATGCTAAACTATGGCTGTTATACCCTCAAAATATGGGAACTCATCTTTCCATTGATGAAACCTCGTTATCTGATGGGGAGTTATACACTATTCTTACCAATAAAGCAGCCAAAGGCAGAAAAGGGAGCATTGTAGCAATTATTGCGGGTACAAAGGCTGAAACAGTCATTGAAATTCTTCGCAGGATACCTGTAAGACCTCGTAAAAAAGTCCTTGAAATTACGCTGGACATGGCCGGTAATATGGCTTTAATCGCCAAGCGCTGTTTCCCTTTGGCTACCCAAGTCACTGACCGTTTCCATGTACAGAAATTGGCCTCCGAAGCTTTACAGGAAATCAGGATCAAGTATCGATGGCAGGCCATAGATGCCGAAAATGAAGCCATAGAACAAGCTAAAATCAGTCAACAACCTTACCATGCTGAAGTTCTCGCTAATGGAGACACCCTTAAACAATTATTAGCTCGCAGCAGGTATGTGCTCTACAAAAAGGAGAAAGATTGGACAGAGAATCAAAAACAAAGGGCAACACTACTTTTTGAGCGCTATCCTGATTTGAAAAAAGCCTATGAGTTAACGATGGCCTTGAGCCATATTTTTGAGAATACTACTGATAAACTTTATGGATTGGCCAGACTGGCCAAATGGCATGAAAAGGTTCGTCAGTCAGGATTTAAAGCCTTCAACACGGTGGCGCGTTCTATTCAAAACCATTATGAAACCATCCTTAACTATTTTGATAATCGAAGTACGAACGCGTCTGCCGAATCTTTTAATGCCAAGATTAAAGCTTTTCGAGCTCAGTTCAGAGGGGTAAGGAATGTAGAATTCTTTCTTTATCGGCTAACGCAGTTATATGCTTAA
- a CDS encoding Gfo/Idh/MocA family protein, with translation MNASLRFFSVILCLWASAASAKPLRLGIAGFTHDHVHQILSRPVQADIEIVGVAEPNKELAMRYLKRYKLSESLWYPTLEAMISATKPQAVCAFNSIFEHKQVVDICAPKGIHVMVEKPLAVNTAHAKAMIALAKKHNIQLLTNFETTWYSSHQQAYELIHAKNALGDIRKVVVHDGHKGPQEIGCSQEFLSWLTDPVMNGGGAIIDFGCYGANLMTWLMKGERPLTVTAVTQQIKPDVYPKVDDEATIILTYPKAQAIIQASWNWPFDRKDMEIYGQKGYVVCDRTQQMRVRLGDGVKRDAAEEKREIPTLSAPYNEPFAYLAAVIKGDIKPQKDLSSVEINQIVVEILEAARQSAKTGKPVKL, from the coding sequence ATGAACGCTTCGTTACGCTTTTTCTCCGTCATTTTATGTTTGTGGGCTTCCGCCGCTTCGGCCAAGCCGCTCCGATTGGGCATCGCCGGTTTTACCCACGATCACGTTCATCAGATCCTGAGCCGCCCTGTGCAGGCAGATATTGAGATCGTAGGTGTGGCTGAGCCCAATAAAGAGCTGGCTATGCGCTATTTAAAGCGTTATAAGTTATCCGAAAGCCTTTGGTACCCTACGCTTGAAGCTATGATCTCGGCCACAAAGCCGCAAGCGGTGTGTGCGTTCAACAGCATTTTTGAGCATAAACAGGTGGTTGACATTTGTGCGCCTAAGGGTATTCACGTGATGGTTGAAAAACCGCTGGCGGTCAATACCGCTCATGCGAAGGCGATGATTGCCTTGGCTAAGAAACACAACATTCAATTGTTGACCAATTTTGAAACGACTTGGTATTCAAGCCATCAACAAGCCTATGAGCTGATTCATGCCAAAAATGCGCTGGGAGATATTCGTAAAGTAGTCGTGCATGACGGTCACAAAGGACCTCAAGAGATCGGTTGCTCGCAGGAATTTCTGAGTTGGCTGACCGACCCCGTGATGAACGGCGGCGGAGCCATTATTGATTTTGGCTGCTACGGTGCCAATCTGATGACGTGGCTCATGAAAGGAGAGCGCCCCTTGACGGTTACGGCCGTTACCCAACAGATAAAGCCCGATGTATATCCGAAGGTAGACGACGAAGCCACTATCATTCTGACTTACCCCAAAGCGCAGGCCATCATTCAGGCATCGTGGAACTGGCCTTTTGACCGCAAAGACATGGAAATTTACGGACAAAAAGGCTATGTAGTATGCGACAGAACGCAGCAAATGCGAGTCCGTTTGGGGGATGGTGTAAAACGTGATGCGGCCGAAGAAAAACGGGAGATTCCGACCCTCTCTGCTCCTTATAACGAGCCGTTCGCTTATCTGGCGGCCGTCATAAAAGGGGACATCAAGCCACAGAAAGACCTGTCTTCGGTAGAGATCAATCAAATTGTGGTAGAAATTTTAGAAGCGGCCCGACAGTCGGCCAAAACGGGCAAGCCCGTGAAGTTATAG